Proteins co-encoded in one Archangium lipolyticum genomic window:
- a CDS encoding sigma-54-dependent transcriptional regulator: MARILVIDDHDTLREGMAVTLTRSGHTVTAARSGTDGVAAYKKTPFDLVVTDLKMDGLDGLAVTRTIKSLDPAAVVMVVTAFGTIETAVQAMQQGAYDFITKPFTPDVLRAKVEKGLELSSTRRQVERLSARTEALESDAASAHGNLLVGDSEPMQRLVGMVRKAAATDATVFVRGESGTGKELVARMLHQLSPRKDGPFIVVHCAALAETLLESELFGHERGAFTGAVKRKLGRFELADGGTLFLDEIGEIPHSVQTKLLRVLQEKEIQRVGGEETLKVDVRVVSATHRDLQAEVKAGRFREDLYYRLHIVPLQLPPLRERPEDVAALARYFVAKHAPRVNKRVKGLEDSALRALARYAWPGNVRELENVIEQSLVFAEGETLSETDLPQHLASATSRTDAGLPVPMGDRPLPDILEDLERQLIARAYEKAGGVKTETARLLGIKTSALYYKLEKYGFISKGERPEES; this comes from the coding sequence ATGGCCCGTATTCTCGTCATCGACGACCACGACACCCTCCGCGAGGGCATGGCTGTCACCCTCACGCGCTCCGGCCACACCGTGACGGCCGCCCGCTCCGGCACCGATGGTGTCGCCGCCTACAAGAAGACACCCTTCGACCTCGTCGTCACCGACCTGAAGATGGATGGGCTGGATGGCCTGGCCGTCACCCGGACGATCAAGTCGTTGGATCCGGCCGCCGTCGTCATGGTCGTCACCGCCTTCGGCACCATCGAGACGGCGGTGCAGGCCATGCAGCAGGGCGCCTACGACTTCATCACCAAGCCCTTCACCCCGGACGTGCTGCGCGCCAAGGTGGAGAAGGGCCTGGAGCTGTCCTCCACCCGCCGCCAGGTGGAGCGCCTGTCCGCCCGCACCGAGGCCCTCGAGTCCGACGCCGCCTCCGCCCATGGCAACCTGCTGGTGGGTGACAGCGAGCCCATGCAGCGGCTCGTCGGCATGGTGCGCAAGGCGGCCGCCACCGACGCCACCGTGTTCGTGCGCGGCGAGTCCGGCACCGGCAAGGAGCTGGTGGCGCGCATGCTCCACCAGCTCTCCCCGCGCAAGGACGGGCCCTTCATCGTCGTGCACTGCGCGGCGCTCGCCGAGACGCTCCTGGAGAGCGAGCTGTTCGGTCATGAGCGCGGCGCCTTCACCGGGGCCGTCAAGCGCAAGCTCGGCCGCTTCGAGCTCGCCGACGGTGGCACCCTCTTCCTGGACGAGATTGGAGAGATTCCGCACTCCGTGCAGACGAAGCTGCTGCGCGTCCTCCAGGAGAAGGAGATTCAGCGCGTGGGCGGCGAGGAGACGCTCAAGGTGGACGTGCGCGTGGTGAGCGCCACGCACCGCGACCTCCAGGCCGAGGTGAAGGCGGGCCGCTTCCGCGAGGACCTGTACTACCGGCTGCACATCGTCCCCCTCCAACTGCCCCCCCTGCGCGAGCGCCCCGAGGACGTCGCCGCGCTCGCCCGCTACTTCGTGGCGAAGCACGCCCCCCGGGTGAACAAGCGCGTGAAGGGGCTCGAGGACAGCGCCCTGCGCGCGCTGGCGCGCTACGCCTGGCCGGGCAACGTGCGCGAGCTGGAGAACGTCATCGAGCAGTCGCTCGTCTTCGCCGAGGGCGAGACGCTCTCGGAGACGGACCTGCCCCAGCACCTCGCCAGCGCCACCTCGCGCACCGACGCCGGCCTGCCCGTGCCCATGGGGGACCGGCCCCTGCCCGACATCCTCGAGGACCTCGAGCGCCAGCTCATCGCCCGCGCCTACGAGAAGGCCGGCGGCGTGAAGACGGAGACGGCCCGGCTGCTCGGCATCAAGACGTCCGCGCTGTACTACAAGCTGGAGAAGTACGGCTTCATCTCCAAGGGCGAGCGCCCCGAGGAGTCCTGA
- a CDS encoding NUDIX hydrolase: MTVPQTSLHELLARHVPSDDKEREDVARMLAFAKELEQPFSRKQPRAHFTGSAVVVDPAGERVVMVLHGKLNRWLQPGGHSEESDAGGMEATALREAREETGCRVRLHERAPRPLDVDVHSIPARKDEPEHLHLDVRYLVVAEDPESLAHDPNESSGAQWLSWDEALARVDEAPLRRLMEKARAVVRGG; the protein is encoded by the coding sequence ATGACCGTTCCCCAGACGTCCCTACACGAGCTGCTGGCCCGCCACGTTCCCTCGGATGACAAGGAACGAGAAGACGTGGCGCGGATGCTCGCATTCGCCAAGGAATTGGAGCAGCCCTTCTCGCGCAAGCAGCCGCGGGCGCACTTCACGGGTAGTGCGGTGGTGGTGGATCCGGCGGGCGAGCGGGTGGTGATGGTGCTCCACGGGAAGCTCAACCGCTGGCTGCAGCCGGGCGGGCACTCGGAGGAGTCGGACGCGGGCGGCATGGAGGCCACCGCGCTGCGCGAGGCCCGTGAGGAGACGGGATGCCGGGTGCGGTTGCACGAGCGCGCGCCGAGGCCGCTGGACGTGGACGTGCACTCCATTCCGGCGCGCAAGGACGAGCCGGAGCACCTGCACCTGGACGTGCGCTACCTGGTGGTGGCGGAGGATCCGGAGTCGCTGGCGCACGACCCGAACGAGTCCTCGGGCGCGCAGTGGCTGTCGTGGGACGAGGCACTGGCGCGGGTGGACGAGGCGCCGCTGCGGCGGCTGATGGAGAAGGCCCGGGCGGTGGTCCGCGGGGGCTGA
- a CDS encoding PAS domain-containing protein — translation MEEQPLRLLVADDDEVDRLAVRRALHQAGLSAQLVEVTDGAAALSALMAESFDCALMDFQMPVQDGLEVLRKARAALVETPIIMLTGQGDEHIAVELMKAGATDYLGKSALTPERLGHLLRQAQRLHQAEQQYRTLAELLPLTIWTSRPDGVLDYISRRGFELTGMPPGKPEQWHRVVHPEDLPRLMERWQYSLRTGDPYEVEVRVRRGDGTYRWNLIRALPMRDSRGRVLRWFGTNSDIDDQRRTQERTARLQAVTAALSEAPTPRQVMDVIVHQGVAALEAQAGAVWLVSEDGQALDLVSTSDNVRPLTRGLERLPLDVPLALTDAVRTDKLVTYADAPERDRRYPLLAGQGYSFEASAVMPLRGSRGVMGALVVNFTQPRTLSPDARELILALARQGAQALERARLYEAAQQARAAAEASEAQLRNLLAERERMEATLQERDERLRAALWASGTGTFRWDIRTRGLEWDENLDQLFCLPPGQTVQTMDDFFALVLPEDRTGVMRRCEACEREGADFDMDFRVMGPEERVRWISGKGKTFVDVSGRPLYMTGACVDITAQKQQEAEARQLAEFEQQILGIVSHDLRNPLSVIRISASMLLAREGLDERQSKGLTRIISASDRATRLIRDLLDFSQARLGGGIRVERKEMDLFELARGVVEELAASHPEREVELEQEGEGLGHWDGDRIAQVLGNLVGNAIQHSPEGTPVRVRCQGVAGEVLLEVRNQGTPIESALLPRLFEPFRRGRQAGSGAGSVGLGLYITRQIVLAHGGGIQVTSSAEEGTRFAVRLPRRSVTPLPLSRA, via the coding sequence ACTGCGCCCTGATGGACTTCCAGATGCCCGTCCAGGACGGCCTGGAGGTGCTGCGCAAGGCTCGCGCCGCCCTGGTGGAGACGCCCATCATCATGCTCACCGGCCAGGGCGACGAGCACATCGCCGTGGAGCTGATGAAGGCGGGCGCCACCGACTACCTCGGCAAGTCGGCGCTCACCCCGGAGCGGCTCGGTCACCTGCTGCGCCAGGCCCAGCGCCTGCACCAGGCGGAGCAGCAATACCGGACCCTGGCCGAGCTGCTGCCCCTCACCATCTGGACGAGCCGGCCGGACGGCGTGCTGGACTACATCAGCCGCCGCGGGTTCGAGCTCACCGGCATGCCTCCCGGAAAACCCGAGCAGTGGCATCGGGTCGTGCACCCGGAGGATCTGCCCCGGCTGATGGAGCGCTGGCAGTACAGCCTGCGCACGGGAGACCCCTACGAGGTGGAGGTGCGCGTCCGGCGCGGCGACGGCACCTACCGCTGGAACCTCATCCGGGCGCTGCCCATGCGGGACTCGCGCGGCCGCGTGCTGCGCTGGTTCGGCACCAACTCCGACATCGACGACCAGCGGCGGACCCAGGAGCGCACCGCGCGCCTGCAGGCCGTCACCGCCGCGCTCTCCGAGGCGCCCACGCCCCGCCAGGTGATGGACGTCATCGTCCACCAGGGCGTGGCGGCACTGGAGGCCCAGGCGGGAGCGGTGTGGCTGGTGTCCGAGGATGGGCAGGCGCTCGACCTGGTGAGCACCAGCGACAACGTGCGGCCGCTGACGCGAGGCCTCGAGCGGCTGCCGCTCGACGTGCCCCTGGCGCTGACGGACGCGGTGCGCACGGACAAGCTCGTCACCTACGCCGATGCCCCGGAGCGGGACCGGCGCTACCCCCTGCTCGCCGGGCAGGGCTACTCCTTCGAGGCCTCGGCGGTGATGCCCCTGCGCGGCAGCCGGGGAGTGATGGGCGCCCTGGTGGTGAACTTCACGCAGCCGCGTACGCTGTCCCCGGACGCGCGGGAGCTCATCCTCGCCCTGGCGCGCCAGGGAGCCCAGGCGTTGGAACGTGCCCGGCTCTACGAGGCCGCGCAGCAGGCCCGCGCCGCCGCCGAGGCGAGCGAGGCCCAGCTGCGCAACCTGCTGGCGGAGCGCGAGCGCATGGAGGCCACGCTGCAGGAGCGGGACGAGCGGCTGCGCGCGGCCCTCTGGGCCAGCGGCACCGGCACCTTCCGCTGGGACATCCGCACCCGCGGGCTGGAGTGGGACGAGAACCTGGACCAGCTCTTCTGCCTGCCACCGGGCCAGACGGTGCAGACCATGGACGACTTCTTCGCCCTGGTGCTCCCGGAGGACCGGACCGGGGTGATGCGCCGGTGCGAGGCCTGCGAGCGCGAGGGCGCGGACTTCGACATGGACTTCCGCGTGATGGGACCGGAAGAGCGCGTGCGGTGGATCAGCGGAAAGGGCAAGACGTTCGTCGACGTGAGCGGGCGGCCTCTCTACATGACGGGCGCCTGCGTGGACATCACCGCCCAGAAGCAGCAGGAGGCCGAGGCGCGCCAGCTGGCCGAGTTCGAGCAGCAGATCCTCGGCATCGTCAGCCATGATCTGCGCAACCCCCTGAGCGTCATCCGCATCTCCGCCTCCATGCTGCTGGCGCGGGAGGGACTGGACGAGCGGCAGAGCAAGGGCCTCACCCGCATCATCTCCGCCTCGGACCGGGCCACCCGCCTCATCCGCGACCTGCTGGACTTCAGTCAGGCGCGGCTGGGTGGAGGCATCCGCGTGGAGCGCAAGGAGATGGACCTCTTCGAGCTGGCGCGCGGCGTGGTGGAGGAGCTGGCCGCCAGCCACCCGGAGCGGGAGGTGGAGTTGGAGCAGGAGGGCGAGGGCCTGGGTCACTGGGATGGAGACCGGATCGCCCAGGTGCTCGGCAACCTGGTGGGCAACGCCATCCAGCACAGCCCCGAGGGAACGCCGGTGAGGGTGCGCTGCCAGGGTGTGGCCGGGGAGGTGCTGCTGGAGGTGCGCAACCAGGGCACGCCCATCGAGTCCGCACTGCTGCCCAGACTCTTCGAGCCCTTCCGCCGGGGGCGCCAGGCCGGAAGCGGAGCGGGGAGCGTGGGGCTGGGGCTCTACATCACCCGGCAGATCGTCCTGGCGCATGGAGGAGGCATCCAGGTGACGTCGAGCGCGGAGGAAGGCACCCGCTTCGCGGTGCGGCTGCCACGCCGGTCGGTCACGCCCCTGCCCCTCTCCCGGGCCTGA